The genomic stretch TGACTAGCTCAGAAACCTATACTCCAGGAACGACTACTACCGTTAATCTAGTTTTTGACCAAGATGGGCAAAACTATGATATCGTATGGTCAGTAGAAGGAGGTTCCGAAATTCAATCAGGACAAGGAACGACCACAATGGTTGTCTATCATCCTTTAGGTGTTTCAGGTACGCAAACTTATAGCGCTAGACTTTTACCTAATCCACGTACCCCTACCTTCGAATCAAACGGGGTGAATAGTGGTTTAATAGCAATTGATGAAGTTTCATTAACATTTACAGGTGTTCCAAAAATTAATAATCTCAGCGCGAATACTGCACAAGTTGGAGCTAACGTAGTGATCAATGGTGAATATTTTGACCCGATACCGGCAAACAATATTGTTTACCTAGGAGGTATGAAGTGTGAAGTTGTTTCTGGTGACGCCAATTCACTTACGGTTACGGTTCCCTCTTATGTAGGTACTGCCTTTTTTACAGTGACCAACGCAAATACAAAGCTCAGTGCAGTATCACCTATTAAGTTTACACCCATAAATATAGCTTTAGCCAATGCAGTTTATGCGTCACACAGCTATAGTAATCTTACTTTTGAAAATCCAATCAGCTTCTCAACATCTTTTTCTTCAAGCTATGATCAAAAGTTTGCCTTAATGGATCTTGACATTGATGGAAAATTGGATGTTGTGAGCTTTGCAAGCAATGGCCAACCAAACTTTTTGAAAAACACAGCGGTAGCAGGAAAGTTAGATGCTTCAACTTTTGCAGCAGTATCAACCTTCACTGGCGTTTCTCCTACTTATACCCCCAATTCTTCTAGGAGTATACTTTTTGCTGATTTCAATAATGATGGCAAATTAGACATAGGCGCTTCAAATAATATCAATGATGGAGGTTTCATTAATCCGAACACATCAACTATCGGAACCGGAAGTCTTGGGAATAGTGAGTCGATCATGGCTTCTGGAAATAATTATAAGGTGAATGCTGCCTTCCTTCCTTTTGATATCAACAGAGATGGAAGATTAGATATTTTTGGAGTATCAACGGAGCAAGGAACGGTTAGACCTTATTATACTCAAAATACCTCAACAGCGGGTAACTTTGGGTTTGAAACCATTGAAAGCGAAAGAAGTTTCGATTTATCCTCGGCCTATGGAGGTGATTTTGGTGATTTTGATGGCGATGGAGCACACGATGCAGTTTATGGAGCCGATGGTTATGTTCTCTTGTTCAAGAACAACACACAGCAGGGAAATCCATTTGTCTCCAACTTTTCAATGCAAAGATTGGCGCTTTTGCCATTACCTAATATGTTTGGTATGGATAAGGCCTACACTGTTATGTTTTTCGATGTAGATGGTGATGGGAATCTCGATATTGTTGCAACGAATGCTACTAGACCGATATTACATATTTGGCGTAATTCCGGAAGCGATTTTGATGTAGAGCCGAGACAAGATTTCAAAATTAAAGACTTACGAAATACAGTAGGATTAACTTTAGGAGATCTAAACGGAGATGGTCGGTTGGATATTGTAACTTCTGATTATGTCAATGGATCAGGGTCAAAGTTTTCATATTTAGAAAACCAATCTACGAATGGTGCGGTGTCCTTTGGAGAATCCGTAACTATTATTCAGTCGGACGATAGTTATCAGCAAGTTGAAATAGCAGATGTTGATGGTGATGGTAAGGTTGATATTATCGGTGCTAATGTATCAAACGGTAGTCTAGATGTCTTTAGAAATAGAGTATTTGAATCAGGTAGTATTGCTGAAAATCAAGAGATTTGTATTGGAACCACCACTCAAGAGATTGCTTCATTAGCTCCTGGGCAAGTTATAAGTGGAGATATTGTTTACAGTTGGCAGAGTTCTACCACAGATGAAATCTCTGGGTTTTCTACTATTGCTAATGAAACAGCTGCCACTCTTGAGCCAGGCAACCTAACCCAAACCACCTACTTCAGAAGAGGAATTGCCAGTTCGGACGATCCAAGTTCGGTATTTTATACAGCCCCAGTAGAAATTAAGATTGTTCCTTTACCTACTATTACCGAGGCAGTTGATGTAACCATTTGTGGAACAGGTTCTGTGCCATTGGTTGCAACTACTTCTGCAGGTGAGACCTCTTTTGTTAATTGGTATGATGCACCAACTGGTGGAAATTTATTAGGTCAGTCTGTTTCCGGAGAAGTGTTCAATACCCCAGAGATTACTCAAAATACTACATTTTATGCAGAAGCAGAAAATGCTAATGGGTGTATTGCTGCAGCTAGAGAAGCTGTAGAAGCCATATTGAATTTGGCCATACCAACGGCTACGCTCGGTACATTTGAGGATACCAAATGTGATGCGGCAAGCTTTACCCTCACGGCATCTACCAGTTCTGAGGCTGTTATTAAATGGTATGATGCCGAGACAGAAGGAAATCTATTAAGAGAGGGCCCTTCATTTACAACTCCGGTAATTAGTGCCAATACCACTTATTGGGTAGAGGCAAGCAATTGTAATGGTGCTTCTACAAGAACTGCAATTCCGCTAACATTAATTCAAACGCCTTCGATTGTTGCAGCGCCAAGCCTTACCACTTGTCAGTTTAGTGACGTAGTACTCACAGCTGAAGCTTCTGCAGGAGGGGTTTTGAATTGGTATGAAAATCCAATAGGTGGTGTCCCGAACGCTGCTTATGCAACGATAAACAACTTAAGTGCAACGACCACCAGGTATGTTTCTGCTTCAATAACCGTAAATGGAGTTACTTGTGAAAGCCCAAGAACACCGGTGAAGGTAACGATGTTGGCGGGGCCTACGATTGGTTCAGGTAATAACCGTCAAGTTTATGGAGCTAATACTGTAAATCTTTCAGTGAGCTCAATTTCTCCAACTGATGCTCCAGTAAATTGGTATGCAGATGCAGCAGGAACCCAACTACTGTTATCAAATTCTACTACATATACTACCCCAGAAATTAGACAAACTACCACATATTACGCCATTGCGATTAGTCTTGAAACGGGCTGCCAATCAGCACCTCGTGCGATAACAGTTAATTATAGTGGGCCTTTGTACGATGCACTGGCGAATACCTTTGCCCTAACGGACCAAGAAAATGTAGTGGTTAAAGCAACTGGCTTAAGCAGACTTTCCACATCAACAGATTACTTATGGCAAAGATCAGATAATGGTGGGGTTTCTTGGACAAATCTTTCAGCTTCTACCGATGCTGGGATCACCTACAGCGGATTTTCTGGAAGAGGAGGTACAAGTGCGGCTTTGACTATTTCCAAGGCAGATGCCAAACTACATGGTTTTCAATATAGGCTCAAATTATATGGAACTAGAAATTCTGATTTTGTTTATACCAACCCCTCCACACTAACAGTAGCTGATGTCTACGGGGCTTGTGATGAGGGAGATATACCCATTTCTAATGTTACCTATACAGCGCCCAAGACAGGATTGACACTAAGTGGTGGCGTTGTATTTACCAGTGATAAAACACAACTGACGGATGGAAATTTACAGACAGGCTTGGTGGTTACTAATTCTGAGAGTTTTCCAGTTACCTCTGCCTTGAGTTTTGATGGAAATGATGATAATGTGTTTATTGGTCAGCCAGCTTCGATACAAGCTACAACGTCTGGAATTACTGTTGAAGCTTGGGTTTATCCCCGTTCATTTGACAATGATTGGTTTAAAAACCCGGTTGTTGAAAAAGATGGTCAATTTGGTCTACGAATAGGATCTAAAGTTGAGCAGGTTTTTAACCAATACGCAAATTGGGATAATAATTGTAGGTGTTATCTGGGTGGTTACGAAGATGTTGCGGTAGGTGGATCGGTGGCCTTTACAGTCGCTAATGGTACAAAAAATGACAGCTTTATAAGTGATGGCGAGACTATTCCTAAGAACCAGTGGTCTCACATAGCGGGAACTTATGATGCTTCAACAGGAAAAATAATAGTCTATGTAAATGGGGTGAAAATTGGTGAGAAAACGAACAACCAAGGTTTTACAACTTTAGGTACTGGTGGTAATTTAATTTTAGGAGGTTCTCCTAGTTCTAGCAGAAGATTTGAAGGAAATATGGATGAGGTCCGTATTTGGAATTACGTTAAGCCGCAATCCGAAATCCAATCTTCTATGTCTGCAGATGTCACGGAATCTTCTGGATTGGTCGGATATTATAAGTTTATGGAGGGAGTAGGAACTACACTTTCAGACCTTTCAGGAAATGGTGCAGATGGTATCTTGAACAATTTTTCATTCTCTGGAAACTCTAATTGGTCTACCTCCTCTGATATTACTGACACTAAGAAAGTAGCTTCTATTGTAGCAGATTTGGGTGCAACAGTCACAGTAAACGGAGTACGCCTATCAAATTTTAATGGTCTGTTAGATGGAGGAGCACCAGTCCAGCCCAATTTTACCGGGGGCTATTTGGAGTCGAGTACCGATGGAGTGAATTGGACAAGGCAAATCAATGCAATTCCTTCCCTACCATTAAACGGGCAAACCTTAGCCATTAATGATGTAACAGCACGTTATTTTCGATTTAGAAAAGAAGATCAAACAGACGGCGCTTATTATGGACTTTCTGAAATTACTTTTCTAGGTGGGGGCTATGAAACGGTTCCGTACATCAGAGAGGCATTGCCAGTAGAAAAGTATATACTGTCTGGCACAACGCTAGACCTTGCCAGTGAGGCTATGCCAATCTCTGGCGAAACAATTGCTTCTTATCAGTGGAGCACCAGCACCAGTCCATTAGACGGCACATTTACTGACCTAACCGATGGAGGTGATATTTCGGGAACAAATACATCTAATTTGATCATTTCGAATTATACCAATGGAACGCCTACCTATTATCGACTGACCGCTACCCAATCCAATGGTTGTGTAGTGAGTACGCAAGTTTTAGTTAATTTGGAAACCACCCCATACTATTCTACTTCTTCAGGCACCAATACATTAAACCAATTAGATTCTTGGACAGTGAATGAAGATGGTTCGGCAGGATCTGCTCCAGTAGCCTTTGCCGAAAATAAATTCTTTATACTAAAGAATTCTGGGGATGGAACTTATCAACTCGCTGCCGATTGGACAAACCAAGGAACGCTGAAGTTAAATGGGAATTCTTTATCCTTAAACAACACATACAGTGCGACGGTGAATAACATTGAAGACTTTAGTAATAGTGCCTATGTGAAAATGTTAGGTACTGGCTATCTGAAGTCTAATGTATCTAATGAACCAAAGGTTTTTCCTGTGGGTACTTCAACCAATTATTCTCCGGTAACCATTACCAATAATTTAGGAGCAGATGAGGTTTTCTCTGTTTCTGTTGCTGATGGTGTCACTAATCCAGGCTCAGGGGTTCAAGATTATCTAGCAAAAACCTGGAAAATTAAAAAAACAACGAGTACAATGTCTGGAGGTACCAATATTGATATTACTTTCGAATGGAACCCTGATGATGTGACAGGAACCCTACATGAGCCTATGGTGTTTTATGGTTCTTCAGCAACAACAAGTTCATGGTCAACCATAACTTCATCAAATTACTCAAGCATTGAACGTGGAGAAAATTCCATTACCATAAAAGGGTTTAAATCGATTCTAACATACTCTGATAGATATTTTATAATTAAAAATGCAGCACCAACAATCACTGCGTTTACACCCAAATCTGCAGGCTCTGATATGGAAGTTGTAATTACCGGTACTGGTTTTACAGGCGCAACAGCAGTCGCTTTTGGCGGTACTGCTGCTACTAGCTTTACCGTAGATAGCTCTACACAGATAACAGCAACAGTAGGGGCAGGGGAAAGTGGTAATGTAACAGTAACTACTCCAGGAGGAACAGTCAATAAATCAAATTTTTCTTACAAGTCAGCTCCGACAATTATTTCCTTTACACCAACTAAAACACAGGTGGGTCAACCAATTGTCATTACAGGAACGAACTTTAACAATGTAGCAGAAGTGAAAATTGGAGGGGTAGTGGCTGCTTTCAAGAGGAATTCTTCTACTCAAGTGACAGCTGTGGTTCCTGATGGAGAAAGTCCAGGATCGGTCGAAGTTACAGCCGAGGGTGGAACTGCTACAAAAACTGGTTTTGAATTGGGAATGCCGTTGGCGAAAGCCGAATCTATTGTGTCATGGTATCCTGCAAATGCCTCTACTTTAGACGAACCATATACCCAAAGTACCCGAAAAGAAGGAGCTATCCTTTCTGGTGAATTTACTTATTCTGGATTGACCGGTCGTTTTTCTTCAGATAGACTTAAGTTCGGTTTACCAACTGTGGTTGGTTCTACTTTGAATACAGCCACTGCACCTTACATAAGTTTGAAAATTAATACAGAAAGTTTGATAGATCTAGAGCGTATTGTCCTACAAGGCTATCATGCATCTCATCAAACCAAACTACAATTAAGATGGTCAATTGATGATTTTGCTTCATCATTAGGCGAATTCCAAGGCAAAACATTTAACAGTACTTCCTCAAATTATGAAACCAAGACAAATTCAAACAATTGGCGATATACTTCTTTGAGCTTGGCTTCTGCAGAGCCTATTGCTGGAAATGAAGAAATTGAGTTGAGAATTTATGTTTACGGAAACTACAGTACATCAGGTCATTTTTGTGTAGTTAATAACAACCCTGATTACTTATCTAATGACTCAAGCCCGGTAGAATTTAAAGATACCAATGATGCAATCACTGTAATTGGTACGACAAAAAATGACCCTGGACTAGCCACTGTTCTACCAATTGAGGCTATGCTTTCAGATCGATTGATGAGTTTCAATTCGCCAGTTTCAAACAGTTCAGGTGAAATTACAATGTCGATTCCTGAGGAAAGTAATGTAGCAGCTTACAATAATAACTATATAAATTTTCTAGGAATTGGTCGAGATACCTTGACAATAAAACAGGCAGAAACTCCAGATTACATGCCTGCGACGCAATTGGTACCTATCACTGTTAAGGATTACCCTGTGGTTGAATTCAATAGCCTGACTGCCTTTGTTGACGACGATCCTTTGACTTTATCGGTTAATTCACCGAGCCAAGGTAGCGTCACTTACCAGTCTAGCGATCCGAATGTAGCAACCATTTCTGGCAATACATTGTCCATTGTTGGCAAAGGGGTTGCACAAATCACGGCTCAGCAGGCTGCTGCTGGAGCTTATTTAGCTGCTTCAGCCAACGCTGTTCTGTTGGTGAAAGACCCAGTCAAACCTACGCCAACCGTAACTTGGATAAACACAGTTACCAAAAGTCTAGATGATTTGTCTTTTACCTTGGAGAAACCGCAAAGTAACAGTTCAGGATTATTTACCTATTACTCGAGCAATCCTCAAGTGGCCACAGTTTCGGGTCGAGAAGTATCTTTGGTGGGTAATGGAATTACCGTGCTGACGGCGGTACAGGAGGAAACCAGCAGTTTTAATGCTACAAAGGTAATTACCTTGTTGGTGGTTGCAGATAACTATAAGACTGCGGCAGGTTTAACCGGATTAATTAATTACACCAAAGTAGTAACAGATGCAGATTTTGATGTTGATGCACCAACATCTTCAAGCACTGCACCGATTATCTATGTGTTAGCCGATGATGAGATTGCCAGTATTTCAGGAAACAGAATTACGCTGAAGCGAGACGGTGTCACCAAGCTTTATGCTTATCAACAAGAAACAGGTACACATAAAGCAGCGGCGGTTGCATCAACCCTAACGGTGAACTTGCCAGAGGCTCCATCAATTTCATATAGCGATGCATTAAACCTTCCCATTGGGATTGCTATTACTCCAATATCGTCAGCTTCAAGTGCTGGAACCGTAACAAGTTATGAAGTTTGGCCACCTTTACCAGCTGGTTTAAGTTTGAACCAACAGACAGGTGAAATCACGGGTACACCGACTACTTTATCGGCCGAAACCAACTATCAAATTTCAGGCAGAAATTTAGGAGGAGTTTCAAATGCAGACTTTAGTTTGTCGGTGATTGATCTGCTGCCTTCTAATTTGAGTTATAGCACACCGCAAGTATTTACTAAAGGCCAAACCATTACTCCATTATCACCAAGTGTGAGTGGAGGGGCAGTTGTGAGTTATAGTGTAACTCCGGCTTTACCACTAGGTTTGAGCCTTAACACCATCACTGGAGAAATTAGTGGAGCGCCATTATTTATATCTGCTCAAGAAACATTCACCATTAAGGCAGAAAATACTGGAGGTGGAACTACCTTCGACCTCCAAATAACGGTTGAAGATTCAGTACCAACAAGCTTATCTTACCCAGCTCCTGTCGTGTTATCTAAAGGGGTTGAAATGGTAGAAGTTTTGCCGTTCCAAAATTCTGGAGGTGAAATAGCTGCTTTTACAGTCCAAGGAACCCCTTTACCTGCTGGGTTAATGTTAAATGCGCAAACGGGTGCAATATCAGGGACCCCAACAGTAATTGTAGGATCAACAAGCTACACTATTAGAGGTTCAAATTCTGCTGGTTTTGTTGATGGAACCATTCAGTTGATTATTAATGATGCACCACCTATTATTTCTTATTCAGATCCTGTTACAGTTACAAAGGGTGTTTTGATGACACCACTTCTTCCAACTAATACAGGAGGTGAAACCACAAGGTTTTCATTAGCGACTGCATTGCCACAAGGACTCAGTTTTAATACTTCCACAGGAGAAATTTCAGGAACGCCAACAGTGCTATCTCCTGCTGCGACATATACTATTACGGCCGAAAACTTGTTTGGAACGAGCGATTATGATTTGACCTTGGCTGTTGTTGATGTAGCTCCAAGTAATTTTACTTACCCAC from Polaribacter marinaquae encodes the following:
- a CDS encoding MBG domain-containing protein, which codes for MTSSETYTPGTTTTVNLVFDQDGQNYDIVWSVEGGSEIQSGQGTTTMVVYHPLGVSGTQTYSARLLPNPRTPTFESNGVNSGLIAIDEVSLTFTGVPKINNLSANTAQVGANVVINGEYFDPIPANNIVYLGGMKCEVVSGDANSLTVTVPSYVGTAFFTVTNANTKLSAVSPIKFTPINIALANAVYASHSYSNLTFENPISFSTSFSSSYDQKFALMDLDIDGKLDVVSFASNGQPNFLKNTAVAGKLDASTFAAVSTFTGVSPTYTPNSSRSILFADFNNDGKLDIGASNNINDGGFINPNTSTIGTGSLGNSESIMASGNNYKVNAAFLPFDINRDGRLDIFGVSTEQGTVRPYYTQNTSTAGNFGFETIESERSFDLSSAYGGDFGDFDGDGAHDAVYGADGYVLLFKNNTQQGNPFVSNFSMQRLALLPLPNMFGMDKAYTVMFFDVDGDGNLDIVATNATRPILHIWRNSGSDFDVEPRQDFKIKDLRNTVGLTLGDLNGDGRLDIVTSDYVNGSGSKFSYLENQSTNGAVSFGESVTIIQSDDSYQQVEIADVDGDGKVDIIGANVSNGSLDVFRNRVFESGSIAENQEICIGTTTQEIASLAPGQVISGDIVYSWQSSTTDEISGFSTIANETAATLEPGNLTQTTYFRRGIASSDDPSSVFYTAPVEIKIVPLPTITEAVDVTICGTGSVPLVATTSAGETSFVNWYDAPTGGNLLGQSVSGEVFNTPEITQNTTFYAEAENANGCIAAAREAVEAILNLAIPTATLGTFEDTKCDAASFTLTASTSSEAVIKWYDAETEGNLLREGPSFTTPVISANTTYWVEASNCNGASTRTAIPLTLIQTPSIVAAPSLTTCQFSDVVLTAEASAGGVLNWYENPIGGVPNAAYATINNLSATTTRYVSASITVNGVTCESPRTPVKVTMLAGPTIGSGNNRQVYGANTVNLSVSSISPTDAPVNWYADAAGTQLLLSNSTTYTTPEIRQTTTYYAIAISLETGCQSAPRAITVNYSGPLYDALANTFALTDQENVVVKATGLSRLSTSTDYLWQRSDNGGVSWTNLSASTDAGITYSGFSGRGGTSAALTISKADAKLHGFQYRLKLYGTRNSDFVYTNPSTLTVADVYGACDEGDIPISNVTYTAPKTGLTLSGGVVFTSDKTQLTDGNLQTGLVVTNSESFPVTSALSFDGNDDNVFIGQPASIQATTSGITVEAWVYPRSFDNDWFKNPVVEKDGQFGLRIGSKVEQVFNQYANWDNNCRCYLGGYEDVAVGGSVAFTVANGTKNDSFISDGETIPKNQWSHIAGTYDASTGKIIVYVNGVKIGEKTNNQGFTTLGTGGNLILGGSPSSSRRFEGNMDEVRIWNYVKPQSEIQSSMSADVTESSGLVGYYKFMEGVGTTLSDLSGNGADGILNNFSFSGNSNWSTSSDITDTKKVASIVADLGATVTVNGVRLSNFNGLLDGGAPVQPNFTGGYLESSTDGVNWTRQINAIPSLPLNGQTLAINDVTARYFRFRKEDQTDGAYYGLSEITFLGGGYETVPYIREALPVEKYILSGTTLDLASEAMPISGETIASYQWSTSTSPLDGTFTDLTDGGDISGTNTSNLIISNYTNGTPTYYRLTATQSNGCVVSTQVLVNLETTPYYSTSSGTNTLNQLDSWTVNEDGSAGSAPVAFAENKFFILKNSGDGTYQLAADWTNQGTLKLNGNSLSLNNTYSATVNNIEDFSNSAYVKMLGTGYLKSNVSNEPKVFPVGTSTNYSPVTITNNLGADEVFSVSVADGVTNPGSGVQDYLAKTWKIKKTTSTMSGGTNIDITFEWNPDDVTGTLHEPMVFYGSSATTSSWSTITSSNYSSIERGENSITIKGFKSILTYSDRYFIIKNAAPTITAFTPKSAGSDMEVVITGTGFTGATAVAFGGTAATSFTVDSSTQITATVGAGESGNVTVTTPGGTVNKSNFSYKSAPTIISFTPTKTQVGQPIVITGTNFNNVAEVKIGGVVAAFKRNSSTQVTAVVPDGESPGSVEVTAEGGTATKTGFELGMPLAKAESIVSWYPANASTLDEPYTQSTRKEGAILSGEFTYSGLTGRFSSDRLKFGLPTVVGSTLNTATAPYISLKINTESLIDLERIVLQGYHASHQTKLQLRWSIDDFASSLGEFQGKTFNSTSSNYETKTNSNNWRYTSLSLASAEPIAGNEEIELRIYVYGNYSTSGHFCVVNNNPDYLSNDSSPVEFKDTNDAITVIGTTKNDPGLATVLPIEAMLSDRLMSFNSPVSNSSGEITMSIPEESNVAAYNNNYINFLGIGRDTLTIKQAETPDYMPATQLVPITVKDYPVVEFNSLTAFVDDDPLTLSVNSPSQGSVTYQSSDPNVATISGNTLSIVGKGVAQITAQQAAAGAYLAASANAVLLVKDPVKPTPTVTWINTVTKSLDDLSFTLEKPQSNSSGLFTYYSSNPQVATVSGREVSLVGNGITVLTAVQEETSSFNATKVITLLVVADNYKTAAGLTGLINYTKVVTDADFDVDAPTSSSTAPIIYVLADDEIASISGNRITLKRDGVTKLYAYQQETGTHKAAAVASTLTVNLPEAPSISYSDALNLPIGIAITPISSASSAGTVTSYEVWPPLPAGLSLNQQTGEITGTPTTLSAETNYQISGRNLGGVSNADFSLSVIDLLPSNLSYSTPQVFTKGQTITPLSPSVSGGAVVSYSVTPALPLGLSLNTITGEISGAPLFISAQETFTIKAENTGGGTTFDLQITVEDSVPTSLSYPAPVVLSKGVEMVEVLPFQNSGGEIAAFTVQGTPLPAGLMLNAQTGAISGTPTVIVGSTSYTIRGSNSAGFVDGTIQLIINDAPPIISYSDPVTVTKGVLMTPLLPTNTGGETTRFSLATALPQGLSFNTSTGEISGTPTVLSPAATYTITAENLFGTSDYDLTLAVVDVAPSNFTYPQNSIIATKNGVINSMTPTASGGAIVSYTISPELPAGILFNTLTGEVSGTPTVLSENTTYTVTATNTGGSTSTTFTIVVNDTPPSSLTYASFNDLTRGFSFNSGTPTANGGPIVSFAISPSLPAGLTLDAVTGLISGTPQVTTGTLTYTITATNSGGNTTATVAFAVNKAPLTISVNNASKVYGEADPANTVSYDGFVLGEDENDLSGALVFQREPGEVVGSYEISASGLTSSTEYDITYETGNLSITKLPVTVSVAAKNKNYGDADPSLTFEAVPAVGSTLANGEMVSFTGAIAREVGEDVGVYAITQNTLNNSNYTLSFNGADFTINALPVVVSAQAKSKVFGSLNPDLTFTAVPALGSSLPNGETVAFTGALSRTTGEDVGTYVIDRNTLSNSNYAITYNAADFTITKLPVTVTAQSKTKVYGEQDPILTYMSIPEVGQTLPNGDLVSFEGDLSREEGEDAGVYAITQNTLNNSNYLIAYTSADFEITKRNLVVTANRKERVYGESNPTFTFTYNGLANGDIKMSTEPTISSTATQFSNVGTYPISLTGGADSNYEFVLQSDLLIVLPKLLTITADAKTKEFGEDDPELTVSYTGFVNGEDAEDLTGTLAISRVAGEAAGTYAITASGLTSTNYSITYAPGEFTINSKSIAVTDITISPISDVVYSGLAQTPSPEVKDGATTLVEDTDYELSYTANTNVGTATITITGINAYEGSRTVTFNITRALLTITADAKTKEFGEDDPELTVSYTGFVNGEDAEDLTGTLAISRVAGEAAGTYAITGSGLTSTNYAITYAPGVFTITAKSIIDADITVSPISDLVYNGTAQTPSPEVKDGTTVLTKDTDYELSYAANTNVGTATITITGKGNYTGNKVVTFNITPAPLTITADDKTKEFGEDDPELTVSYAGFVNGEDKDDLTGTLLISRVSGEAVSTYAITASGLTSTNYDITYTPGTFTITSRLITQSAFMVSPITDLVYTGLAQTPSPLVKDGATTLVEDTDYELSYAAYTNVGTATVTITGKGNYNGTRTVTFNITPAPLTITAEDKSKVFGESDPDLTVSYVGFVNGEDQNDLSGTLSISRTSGETPATYTITASGLTSTNYVITYETGEFTIGSKSITDTDIRVASISDLVYTGLAQTPSPLVKDGATTLVEDTDYELSYAANTNVGTATVTITGKGNYNGTRRVTFNITPAPLTITAEDKSKVFGESDPDLTVSYAGFVNGEDQNDLSGTLSISRTTGETPATYTITASGLTSTNYVITYETGEFTIGSKSITDTDIRVASISDLVYTGLAQTPSPLVKDGEIILVKDTDYTLSYQDNINVGTATVTITGINAYEGSRTVTFNITRALLTITADAKTKEFGEDDPELTVSYTGFVNGEDDEDLTGTLAISRVAGEAAGTYAITGSGLTSTNYAITYAPGVFTITAKSIIDADITVSPIEDFVYTGQGITPPLTVKDGATTLVQGTDYGLDYSNNINVGIATVTIVSYGNYTGNKVVTFNITQAPLTITADDKSKVFGESDPELTVSYAGFVNGEDKDDLTGTLLISRVSGEAVSTYAITASGLTSTNYVITYETGEFTIGSKSITDTDIRVASISDLVYTGLAQTPSPLVKDGATTLVEDTDYELSYAANTNVGTATVTITGKGNYNGTRRVTFNITPAPLTITAEDKSKVFGESDPDLTVSYAGFVNGEDKDDLTGTLLINRVSGEAVSTYAITASGLTSTNYDITYTPGTFTITSRLITQSAFMVSPITDLVYTGLAQTPSPLVKDGATTLVEDTDYELSYAAYTNVGTATVTITGKGNYNGTRTVTFNITPAPLTITAEDKSKVFGESDPDLTVSYVGFVNGEDQNDLSGTLSISRTSGETPATYTITASGLTSTNYVITYETGEFTIGSKSITDTDIRVASISDLVYTGLAQTPSPLVKDGATTLVEDTDYELSYAANTNVGTATVTITGKGNYNGTRRVTFNITPAPLTITAEDKSKVFGESDPDLTVSYAGFVNGEDQNDLSGTLSISRTTGETPATYTITASGLTSTNYVITYETGEFTIGSKSITDTDIRVASISDLVYTGLAQTPSPLVKDGEIILVKDTDYTLSYQDNINVGTATVTITGINAYEGSRTVTFNITRALLTITADAKTKEFGEDDPELTVSYTGFVNGEDDEDLTGTLAISRVAGEAAGTYAITGSGLTSTNYAITYAPGVFTITAKSIIDADITVSPIEDFVYTGQGITPPLTVKDGATTLVQGTDYGLDYSNNINVGIATVTIVSYGNYTGNKVVTFNITQAPLTITADDKSKVFGESDPELTVSYAGFVNGEDKDDLTGTLLISRVSGEAVSTYAITASGLTSTNYDITYTPGTFTINSRSITETDITVAPIADLVYNGSLQRPKPIVEDGSNLLEEGIDYKLSYSDNINVGQAMVTITGLGNYDGSRTVRFMIVPKVIEILIPDQEKDYGAQDPVLVFTADPVLFGSDEFTGVLSRESGEAVGEYLISSGTLSAGDNYTLNIQSDAIFRIIRIDSDGDGVADDIEETDGTDPLDTCDFVLASQTFPPSIAWDTADCDIDGVTNAEELIDGTDPLNSDSDGDGVVDGYEKTDGTDPLDFCSSVPSRITESLSDEFLFSDCDGDGLSNGDEIGLDPKNPIGSNGNGIFDYLEFNNYRPSAEDNLEVFNLLTPNGDGQNDVFVIRNIELYPENILEIYNRWGSKVYNVSGYGQNGNYFTGVSNGRGVISPSSLLPTGTYFYILKYKSSSGDFKERKGYLYLTR